The Pseudodesulfovibrio sediminis genome includes the window ACATCCGGCTACTGCCAGAACAACTACAACCAGCAACATTGCTGAAAATACTTTCACCCAAGGACTCCCTTTTGGTTTTCCGGATCAACCCGTCCTCAATACCATATACCTTTTTCACACACGCAAGGTCACAATATAAAAATCACTCGGCCCCGGTATTTCCCGTCAGACTTCTACTGGTAAAACCGAGCTTGGTCGAAACATCGCTCAACACGCCACAGTCTCTCAGCGCTTCTGTCGCCGCCGCGGCTATGGACTCGTCCGAAACGCCACGCTGTCTGGCGATGACCACAAGGCGGACAAAATACCGCCACTGGGACTCAATGCCTCCGGATTCGAAGCCGGCAGCGAGCATGGATCGAACCAGATCGTATCTGAAATCAATCTGTCCAAGATAGGAGAGCATCTCTGCCCCGACAAGAAAGGACTCCGGGGCCTGCCCTGAGAATTCTTCCACATAGGCAGTGACATCCTGACGGGGAACACCTCTGGACAACCCCTCGCCGACCACGATGAGCAGCGGTGCGGGAACAGGCTTCACATGGGCGGCAAGAAGGGATCTGGCAAAGTCATAATCGTCGACTTTCTTGTTCAGGACACGGACGATCAACGGGACCGCCACATGTTTGACCAATCCTTCAGCCAGCTTGTCTTCCAAAGGGGCAAGGGGAAGTTTCTTGTCACACGCGGTGAGCAACGGAAGGAGCAGGCTTACGCCAGCGTCCTTGTCCATGTCCCCTTCCTTGATCATGGTTCTCACATGATCAAGAACATCGGGGGCCACGCCACAATCCCTGGCACGACTGTTCATGTCTGCCAATGATTCCGTCGCTCCCACGACTGAGGATGTGCCTGCAACGATGAACAGGCTCAAAAGAAGAACCAGAAATAATTTATAGTACATGTTCCCTTTCAACATTCACAAAGACGATGGAATTCCTGTTGCCAAAGCCATCATCCATACTCAACGGCGCACCCGGATCGGGCACCAGCTTTTCCCCGTTCACAAGGAAAAGATATTCATGGTCTCCCTGAGGCAGCTCGGCTTCAAGCACCCATGCCTCGTCTGCCGGACTGTACCACATGACGGACCGCTCTGCACTCCAACCGTTGAAAGACCCGATGACGGCCACTGAAGAGGCCTGTCTGGCCGCATCGTTCAAGACGAAACGGACAGTACTCAACTGGATATGATTTTCAGGCACAGGCCCATCCATTTTAACCACGGTCAGGATCAGCAGGGCCATGGCTATGGTCAAGGCCGGTATGGCTTCCAGAGGTCTGACCTTGATGGCATGAGGCCGCATCATCCACACACGAACCCGTGTCCAGAGAGTCGCGCGTCGGGGTTCAAGCCGACTCATAACCTGCTGGGTAAGGCCCTCTGGCACGGCGGTTTCAGGCGCACGCCGAATATCTTCAATAATGGCTTTTTCCGTAAGGATTTTATTAGTTTCTTCAGTCATCATTACCCTCGTCAAATTGGTGGCGGATCATATCCAGCCCCCTGCTTACGCGCATCTTTGCGCCACTGACGGAAATCTCCAACGAAGTCGCTATCTCCTGCATTGAAAACTCGTATTTGTATCTAAGCATCAACGCTTCCCTATACTTTGTAGGCAGGGCCAGTACCATTTCAAAGGCTTTGCCCCCATCCAAACGATTTTCAATCGCCTTATGCGTGTCCTGGCCATCTCCTGGAGGAACCATGACTGACGCATCTTCCATGAAAACATGTTTATCGCGACCATTGCTGCGAAGCCAGTCGCGGGCCACATTCAGTGCAATCGAATATAACCATGGGAAAAACCGTTTTCCCAATTTAAATGAATCCAGTTTTTCATAGGCCTTTACAAAGGCTTCCTGTGAAAGATCGGCGGCAATGTCTCCATCACTCACCATGCGCAACATGAGATTAAACACCGGTCCCTTGTACTCACGCACCAAGAGACCAAATGCCTGGGTGTCCCCCAGAAGCACATCTTTCACAATTTCCGTTTCCCGTTTATCTCTCATTTACCCTTTCCAAACGGTCCTTTTTCTGGACCAAAACTCAATCTGCACCAATATATACTCTAATTTCCATCAAAAGGTCACATGACTTGCCCACATTGCACACGTAGGCTAAAAAGAGGCTTGCATCATGAAGGAGCATAGCACATGAACAACCATGAGAATACCATTCTCGACGCCATTTTCAACCGTCGCTCCATCCGGAAGTTCACGGATGAGCCGGTCACGCGAGACGAGATTCACACCATTCTGGATGCGGGTCGATGGGCCCCAAGCGGCCTGAACAACCAACCCTGGCGTTTCATGGTTATCACACGTGACACGTTGCGTCATGCCGATTTGGCAGAATGCACCAAATACGCCCATATCGTCCGTCAGTCTGCGGCCTGCATCTGCATCCTGCTCGACAAAACAGCCATGTACAGTGAGATGAAAGACCATCAGGGCGCCGGGGCCTGTACCCAGAACATGCTGCTCGCTGCCCACGCGCTGGGCCTGGGCGCGGTCTGGCTGGGCGAAATCGTCAATGACCAGAAAAAAACATTGGACGTACTTGGTCAATCCCCTGATACATACGAACTCCAGGTTGTCATCGCCCTGGGCCGCCCCGATCAGCAAGGCAGCTCCAACCGAAAAGACCTGTCCGAACTCATGCTGGAGGACTTTTAATGACCATCAAGACCTTTGCTCTGGGCCCGCTCCAGACCAACTGCTACGTGCTCTCTAACGATAGACAGGCCGTGGCTGTCGATCCGGGGGGTGACCCCGCTGCCGTGCTCGACTATCTCAAGGAAAACGGCCTGACCCTGACCCATATCCTGATCACGCACATGCATTTCGATCACACGGCCGGGAACAAGGCGTTGTCCGAGGCGACCGGCGCACCCGTGCTGTGCAACAAGGGGGACGCCCCCCTGCTCGACACGTGGCTCGGCAAAGGCGGCGACATGGGCCTTCCCGTTCTCGATCCCTATGAATGGGAGAATCTGGAACCGGGAGAAACCGAGTTCATCGGCCTGCCCTGCACCATTTTCTATACGCCGGGACACTCCGAAGGCAGTCTGACCTTTTATTTCCCTGATGCACAGACCGCCTTTGTCGGCGACCTCATCTTCTACCGCTCCATCGGGCGCACGGATTTTCCGGGCGGCAACCTCGATATACTCAAAAACTCGGTGCAGACCCATATTTTCACCCTGCCGGAGGACACCACTCTCCTGTCCGGCCATGGTCCGGAGACCTCGGTGGGTGACGAAAAGAATCACAACCCCTTTTTCGGAGGATTTTGATGGCCGATCCCGTCATCATAGATATTCGCGACAAGTGTTGAGGCGTAGGCATGGAGGTAGGTTGGTATCTCCGCTTCGCCAGGACAGACCGCATCGAGGCCCTGGTGTCCATCAAGGCCGGTGCTCAGGTGCGCCATGAGGTCCACACTTTCCCTGATTGGCATTTCGAGTTCGAAGAACATGACGATCACGTTCGGGCCATCATGACCCGCAAGCAACCCGTCTACGACAAGGAGTCCGTGTGAACAAAGCCATCGTATTCGCCTGCAGCCATCGGCGGGGCGGCAACTCGGACCGGGCTGCCCGACTCCTGGCCCAAGGAATAACCGAGGCAGGCGGCGAAGCCGAAGTCCTGTATGTCCGCAACCGCGAAATCATGCATTGCCTGGCCTGTGGATACTGCGACAAGGCAAACAAGGTTCAGGGGCAACGGCGCTGTGTACTCGGGGCCAAAGACGAGGCATGGGACCTGTTCCAGCACTTTTTCTCCTCCCCCTGCATCCTTTTTGCGTCACCCGTCTATTTCTATCATCTCCCGTCGAGGTTCAAGACCTGGATCGACCGGGGGCAACAATACTGGCAGGCCCGTCTGGACAAGGAGCCTTGGATAGCCTCCCTGCCCAAACGCACGGCGCACGCGGTGCTGGTGGCCGGACAGCCTTCAGGAGACAAACTCTTTGAGGGAGCGCGCCTGACCATCAAGTACTTTGTCCAGAATTTCAACATGGACCTGGCCGACCCGCTGGTCTTCCGTGGAATAGATGACCGCAACGACCTGAAGGGACAGGAAACCTTTGAAGCGCAGGTCGTTGAGTTGGGTAAACAGGCCTGGGCTTCCTCCAGCTGATTCGATGCTCCACTTCTTTCAGTCCTGCGCGCACAAACTTGGATTGTCCGCCACACGGTGCCCTGTGTGCACATCCGTCATGCCAGACGCTTCCGAAAGCGTGTGCTCGGCATGCGCCCGGGAGATTGCCCCCCGCACCGGCGGCTACTGCCCTGCCTGCGGGACCGTGTCCGGGATTGCGGACGCGCCCCCGACCCAGTGCCCCGATTGCCGTCACTCTCCACCCCCATGGGACACGCTCATGTTCCACGGCATATACGAAGGCCTGCTCCGAGAACTTGTCATCAACTATAAATTCACAGGAAATATAGGGCAATCAACGCTTTTGGGGACCATGGTCTGCGAGACGTTTGCTCGCGCCCACGCACGGATTCCCGACTGCATCGTGCCTGTGCCGCTGCACACACGGAGGTTGCAAAAAAGAGGATTCAATCAAAGCTTGGAGTTATCGCGTTTGTTGAGTAGAAAGATCAACCGTCCGCTGCTGAGCCACGGATTGCACAGGGTGAGAAACACCCCGCCACAGACACGGCTCGGGCATCGGGAGCGACAGGAGAACATCAGGGATGCCTTTGTCGCGGACCGGGAACTAATCGAAGGGAAGAACATCCTGCTGGTGGACGACGTCTTCACCACAGGAGCAACCCTGTCTGAATGTGCCATCACATTGCGACGGGCCGGCGCTTCCGGAACAGACGTGCTCGTACTGGCGCGAGCAGTGCAGGACTAGACGCATAAAGCATGAGAGCTCTGCCGCGAGCTGTACTCATAAGGGCAGCAGAACCACCCTCTATCCACGAACGCGGAATCGCCTGACACAGCGCTGCTAGAAACGATATTTGAAATGCCAGTTGAAGAAGACCAGATCGAACGGCTCGTCAGACTCGAATTCCTTATAAAAATAGAGTTTCTTGTCCATATCCTTTCCACGGACCTGAAGAGGAATGCGTTTGACTACCTCGCGGTCCTTGGCAAGTACAAGGTACAAGCGTGTATCAGTAATCCTACCAAATGTTTCGAAATTTGTATTGCCTTGAATGACATAGGAACCGGGCTTAACCTGGTCCAGGCAGAAATTGAAACGAACAGGCCCCCCCTTGTTGCTTTTCTGCACCACGGTTTGGACATTGCTACAGGGCAGCTCTCCAGTGGGAATACCCTTCCCTGCACACCCTGCGAGCACAAAAGAAATCACAATCACAAAAAAGAACATCTTCAAACTTTGCACAATGATACCTCATGATTAAATTTGTGGGAATATACACAGGCCCCCCTCCTTTCACAAATTGAAAATCTATTTTTGCAGACCGTCATGTATTGATATTCCACTAAATAAAAGGATCAGCTTGCCCCGGTCAGGAAAAATCTTTAAAAAAGACGAATCGGGACTTGACTTCAACAGGGGGTGCGGCTAGGTTGCCTCCTCTTACGAATTGGAGGTTTTTATTATGTTTGCTATCATTGAGACCGGCGGAAAACAGTACCGCGTTGAAGAAGGTCTTGAACTTAATGTAGATTTGCTCAAGGCCGATGCGGGTAACAACCTCAGCATCGATTCCGTTCTCCTGGTCGAGAAAGACGGCGATACCAAGATTGGTGTTCCGTATGTCGAAGGTGCCAAGGTTGAATGCGAAGTTCTCGGTCACATCCGTGGCGAAAAGATCGTCGTCTTCCACAAGCTGCCTAAAAAGGACGCTCGCAAGACGCAGGGTCACCGCCAGGATTACACCCAACTTAAAGTCAAGTCCATCACGGCCTAGCGGTCAGGAAGGGAGGATAACATGGCTCATAAGAAAGCTGGTGGTAGTTCCAGAAACGGTCGCGACAGCGCCGGACAAAGACGTGGCGTGAAGATTTTCGGTGGTCAGGAAGTCGTAGCAGGCAACATCCTTGTTCGTCAGCTCGGCACCAAGTTCCACGCAGGCGAAGGCGTTGGCATCGGCAAGGATTACACCTTGTTTGCTCTGCGCGACGGCGTCGTCAAATACGAGAAGTACACTCGCAAGAAAGTCGTCAAGACTCGCGTGCTCGTACTGCCCTCCGAGGCCTAGTACTCGTCAAAAAGCAATTTCACCGGGCAGGGAGCGTTTCCGACGCTCTCTGCCCGTTTTGCTGTTTTCCTGCCGCAGACAAAGCGGCTGAGGTATTGATATGCGATTCGTAGATGAAGCGACCATCAAGGTATCGTCCGGCAAGGGCGGCAACGGCTGTGCAAGTCTCAGGCGTGAAGCCAACGTGCCCAAAGGCGGACCGGACGGCGGGGACGGCGGCAAAGGCGGCGACCTCATCTTCCGTGGTTCTTCACGTCTCATGACCCTGTACGATTTTCGTCTGAAGCGCATGTATGGCGCCAAGAACGGTCAGCAGGGAATGGGCCGCGACCGCTACGGCAAGGCTGCTGACGACCTGATCATCGATCTGCCCGTGGGCACCCTCGTCTATGAAGTCACCGAGGAAGAAGACGGCACGACCCATGAAAAGCTCATTGCCGACCTGGTGGAAGACGGCACCGCGATCACCATCTGCGAAGGCGGCAGAGGCGGACGTGGCAACCTGCATTTCAAATCCTCGACCAACCGGACTCCTCGTTATGCCGAGCCCGGCTTTCCCGGCGAGGAAAAGAAAATTCGCCTGGAGCTGAAGATTCTGGCCGATGTCGGTCTGCTGGGCCTCCCCTCTGCGGGCAAGTCCACATTCATTTCCAAAATTTCCGCTGCCCGCCCCAAGATCGCGGCCTATCCGTTCACCACGCTTGTGCCGAATCTCGGCGTCATCGAGGACGACGACTACAACCGCATGGTCATTGCCGACATCCCCGGCCTTATCGAAGGCGCTTCCGAGGGACGCGGCCTGGGCATCACCTTCCTCAAGCATGTGGAGCGCACCCGTTTTCTCGTGCACATTCTCGCTGTGGAAGACCTGAACCGTGAGGATCCCCTGGACGGCTATGAAATGCTGAACCAGGAACTCCGCGAATACAACGCTGAAATAGCTGAAAAAACGCAGATCAAGGTCATCAACAAGATTGATACGCTCTCGGATGAGGAGCTGGAAGAATTGAAAGCCACTGTCGCAGCCACAGGCGAAAAGGTGTTCTTCATCTCCGCCCTGCGCGGTGACGGTCTGGACGAGTTACTCGCAGAGATGTGGCACCAACTCTCCCTGCTTGAGATGCAGCCCGACGAGATCGAAGAGAATTAATTCTCCAGGCCGTTTCTATGATGGAAACGAATTCTGTTATCATACGATCTGTCTGATTGCCCTTCATTCAAAGACGATATAGTCCCGTAGAGTTCCCCAAGGCTCTCTTCCATTTCTGTAGAAAAACCCCGTGCCGCAGCATGGTTGTCAGCATCGGCTCCAGTGATCTCACCGGCACCGTTGATGACTGTGGTATCTTCGTGACCAGCAATACCCTGCACGTATGTAGAGGTGGTACGCAACTGATCCGGCCCATCCATTTTCACATCCACCCATTCTTTCGCATCAACAGACTCATGCGATACAGTTTTACCGTTCTCAAACACTTCTCGCTCATGACTCGATTCACGCAAGAGTCCCGGCGCGTCATTCTCGGTCAGGGCCCCACCTTTACGGAAGAGCTGACGGCGCTCCTTCTGCCGAAAAGAACTTTCCTTTGCCCCCTCGGTATCTTTCTGACGCATGACAAGCTCTCCGTCCTTGTACAACTCGTCAGTCCATGAAATTTCATAGGGCTTGTCCCCTTCTCCATAATCAGCAATCTTTTTTGCGGAGCTGTAGTTCGAGTCATTGATATGGTCAGCTACACCATCCAAAAATTGATCTGCCTCACTCCCGCTTGTAAGCAGCTTGCTACCAAGGAGTCCTACGGCTGTCTGCTGTCCCGCACCAAGATATTCCGCATCGCTCATTCCCAACATTTCAACAATACCAGCACGCCCTTCAAGGAAAGACGTGCCTGTCTCTTCTTCTACCATGGAGCCGTGGCTTCGCTTCACCAGTTCGCCCTTGTTGTACCAGGAGACATCAACAGACTGCTCCTGCTTACCGTCCGTCGAGGCCGCCTCATCCCGTTTGCGATCATCGAACCGTGCATCGCGAATCAACTCACCCTCGCTGTCGTAATCCTTGATCTGCACGATCAGATTTGACTCGTGTTTCATTTCTCGCGTACTTCGTTTCGGCATTCCGCCCACATCGTCATATGAGCGATTGGACTGCTGCGTGAAACGCCCCTCCTGTTCCACTGTGACTTCACGGGACAACTGCATGTTTTCGCCGTACTCCTTGAGCTCGGCAAAGTAATCCACAATATGCTTTTCAGAGGTCACACCACCGATAAGGTTATCCGCGTTCAGGTCCACTGCTTCAGCTCCCTGACTCATCAGGTTTTTTATAAAGATCAAGGCTCCCGTGTCCGGACGCTTACTATTCTTGGTCTGCAACAACATACTGTCATGCATCTCATACGTAAGCTGTCCATTCTCAAAATTTTGAATATCCCGAGTCATCACGGCCGAGGTCATGCCATTCTTGGTTTCACCTTCAGCGAGCTCCGTATGAATAGACTGGATCACCCGACCGGATGCATCATAGAATTCCGTATCCAAGATAGCCCCACTCTCACTGATGACACCGGTCACCGACTTGACAATCTCCCCATTTTTGAACTCTTCGATGGTCAAAGAGTCTCCGTCAATAGAGACTTTCTGTATATTACCGTTTTTGAGCGTAGAGGTTCCTTCCTTCAAATCCGAAGAGAGGCTCCAGTATGTCCCAGCCTCTTCATCCATACGACGATTGGCTTCACGAACCGCATTCAGGGATGTCTGATCGGCCTGAGCACGGCGAAACGCTTCATCGCTGATATGGACAACGTCCTGCTGCGAAGGAGGAGATATCTCCGTTTTCTTTTCTGAACGGGAAGCGGAGGAAGCAATTTGTAGTGAGGAAGAATATGCAGGATTGATGGCGTCCATGATGTATTCACCTTGAAAATGAGAAGTATCTCTGAAGACAGAAACGATTGCCACACTATGCCCATATCGGCATAACACCGGATTTCTTTACCCCTGAATATCGATTCATACATTATTCATTGCCCCTCTCTGGGATCAAGTCACTTCTTGCCACCTCCCCCCGGAGTGCTGTACTGTGCGCCCCATGATAAATCGTGAATCTCTGCTCACCGATATCCACCGTGTGGTGGTCAAGGTTGGAAGCGCAGTTATCACCACGGGAGACGGGCTGAATCATGCCGCCATCAACCAGCTGGCGGATCAGCTCGCGGCCCTGCGTGAGCAAGGTATGGAAATCGTTCTGGTCTCTTCCGGCGCCGTGGCTGCCGGACGCCAACGCATTTTCGAGCGCACCAGCAAGAAGAGCAAAAAATATACGGATATGGCTTCCCGCCAGGCAGCTTCGGCCATCGGCCAGGGACGACTCATGCACGACTATGACGAGGCCTTTGCCCGTCATGGTCTGGTCACCGCCCAGGTCCTGCTGACCCGTAACGGTCTCAAGGTCCGCGAACGTTTTCTCAACGCCCGCAACACCATGGAAAGACTCCTTGAGTGGGGCGTCATTCCCATTGTCAACGAGAACGACACGGTCTCCACTCGTGAGCTGGAGTTTGGTGACAACGACACACTCGGCGCCATGTGCATCGGACTTATCGGTGCGGATTTGTTCGTCAACCTGACATCGGCCGACGGTGTGTTCGACAAGAACCCGGACAATCACCCGGATGCCAAGGCCATGCCGACCATAGAAAAAATCGACGCCATGGATATCGAAACCATGTGCGACGGCACCACCTCTGTCGGCACCGGCGGCATGTACTCCAAATTGCGGGCAGCCCGACGGGCATCCCAGCTCGGCGTGCCCACGTTCATCGTATCCGGCAAGGGTGATTTCGACTTCATGACCGCCCTGCGCAGCACGGACAGAGGGACGCTGGTCATTCCCCGGGAGCATGCCGTTTCCAGCAAAAAATTCTGGCTCGCCTATCATGACGACCCGGCAGGGTCCATTGTCGTTGACAAGGGCGCGGCCGAAGCCCTGATGAGCAAGGGAAAATCCCTGCTCCCCATCGGCATAGCCAAGGTGGACGGTTGTTTTGATCAGGGAGCACTTGTCTTCATCAAGACACTGGACGGCGACGAACTCGGCGTCGGACTGACCAACTTTTCTTCGGATGAACTGTGCCGCATCAAGGGTAAACGTACCGGTGACCTTGATTCAATAATAGGCCACCAGACCTCCAACGAGGCCATTCACCGGGATAATATGCTGCTGGATGCGGCCATATAATGCGCAAACTCTATCTCGACAAGAATCTTCAGTATGTCTTCGCCGTCACCTTGATAGCCATTCTCGGTGTCTCTTCCATCATTCCTGCCTTGCCGGGCATCATTGAGGGACTTAACTTCACTCCGGCAACCATCGGGCTGACCATCGCGGTTTTCACCCTGCCCGGCGTCCTGCTCGCTCCAGTGGTGGGCATCCTGGCGGATCGTATAGGTCGCAAGATCATCCTGGTCCCATCGCTCATCATTTTCGGCATCTTCGGATTCAGCTGTTTTTTCGCTCAATCCATGACGCAACTGCTGGTTCTGCGATTTCTCCAAGGTATCGGAGCCGCGCCCCTTGGCGTCCTTTACGGCACCATCATTGGCGACCTCTACCAAGGCAAAGAACGCGCACAGGCCATGGGGTACAACGCCTCCGTCCTGTCCATGGGCACAGCCGGTTTTCCTGCGCTGGGCGGTTTTCTGGCCATGCTCGGCTGGAACTGGCCCTTCCTCCTGCCCCTGCTGGCCATCCCCCTCGGCCTGTCCATCATCAAGGGCATGGATTCTCCTGAACCCCAGAGCAAGGGCAGTCTCAAGGACTACCTCAAGGAAGCCTTAGACCAAATGAAAACACGACAGGCTCTGGCTCTTTTTGCCACAACCTGGCTCACCTTCATGATCCTCTACGGCCCTATCGTCACTTATGTACCCATCCTGCTGAGTCATAAATTTCAGGCTTCGCCCGCTTCCATCGGCATCGTCTTTCTGGTGGCATCAGGCTTCGCCGGGCTGGCCGCCTTCCAACTGGGCAGACTGGCCAATGTCTTCGGGCAGAAGATATTGCTGTCTGCCGCAGCCGTGCTCTATGGAGCGTCCATGCTTCTCATGCCCGAAGCACCGGGTCTGTGGAGCACCATCCCCCCGGTCATCTGCTTCGGCCTGGCCCAGGGCCTGAACATCCCCACCACCATGACCATGCTGACAACCATCGCTCCCATGGAACAACGCGGCGCATTCATGGCCGCAAACGGGCTGCTTCTGCGTCTGGCGCAAACCGTCGCGCCCCTGTTCATGGGGCTTATCTATGCCGTGCTCGGCATGACCGCCGTGTTCTGGAGTGGATTCCTTTTTGCCGTGGCGATTCTGATCCTTGCCATTTTCTACATACAGAATCCCAAAGCTGAATAGCGCCCCCTAATCCTGCGGGCGAAACACGCCGATAAGAAAGACAACCAAGGTGGTTGTCATGACTCGTTTACGTTCGCGATTACAACACAGGCTCAACCCGCTGCATATCTATTGCAGGCTGCGCACACTGGGCCTGACCCACAGCGTTGCCACAGCCATGAGCCGGTACTACGAACACATCCTCTATCGTCGTATGTTAGCCTGATGCCGACCTATCGCCTCTGACGCCACACGCGCAGCAGGCTACTGATTTCGATACATATTGATGAAATTATCCAGTGAGTTGCGCTGCCGTTCCATGTGCAAGACCCAGGCGTCCAGAATTTCCAACCCCTCCTGCGTGATGGAATAGACCCGCTTGGCCGGACCATCTCCTTCCGCATCCCACCGGGATTCGACCAATCCTTCATCATCCATCTGACGCAGATGCCGATAGATCATGCCAGGAGGCGCTTCATCACGCATGAATCCGTACTCCGCAATAGCCTGAATCAGCTGATATCCATAGGATTCTCCCCCTTTCAACGCCATGAGCAGAGAGGGCTGAACATATCTTTGCGGCTTGCTGCCACCAACTTTTTTTGACATTTCTGCAATGTCCTTCTTGACTATAGGTTCTTAAAGGATATATATGTTACAGACACAAGGGTTCATAAAGGCACAACGCCAAAGGAGATGAACATGAAGATATTTGTACGCGAACGTCGCAGGTCTGGCAAAGGCGAAAAAAAGCCCCGTTACCGTGTTGTCGGTGTTCAGGGGAGCGATCTCAAACTTTACGCCAAGCGCGTGCGCAAGTGCGAGCTTGACGAGATTGTGAAGCATACAGGTGCTGATGTCGTGCTGCTTGAGCGCGATGGAAAGGGTGACGCATCCGGTAGGTAGAGCAGTCTCATCCCAAATGAAAGGCCGGAAACACTATGTGTTTCCGGCCTTTTACGTTTACTGCCAGTTAGTCTTTATAAATAATGGTACCCACATGTTCGCCCCTGAGCGCGGCATGCAGATGTTCAGGATGACGCAAAACGTCGATAATCTGGAACGACTTCAACGTCTTGGCGTTCTTGAGGAAGGTCAGGACGGGGCGTTCCACGATGAGGTCTTCAAGGTCCATCTCGATCAGTTCGTCAACATGAATCTTGTCGAAAAACTTCATGGTATCGCGATCGCCCTTCTTCGGGTCATTCTCATACATACCCTTTTCGTCCTTCAAATAAATGAGGGACTTGGCACCGATGTTCTCGGCCAGCAGACAGGCACCGGAATCGGTGCGGTGAGGCGGAATGGAACCCAGCTCTGCCGGATGTTCGAAGAACCCATAAGGCGGGATACCGGTCGTGATGGGCAGGTAGCCCAGCTGGCAGTACATATGCAACTGCTCCAGATGATCACCGTGACCGATCATGGCACCACCGTGCTTGGCCAAAAGCACTGAAAGCATCTCGGCGTTCTGAGCCGAAACCTTATCGCCGAGCTTGGACAGGACACCGGTCGGCATACCGAGATCGATACCGATATTATAGACGTGGCGGGCACGCGTGCCACCACCACACATGAGCAGAATCTTGTGCTCTTCCTTGGCTTTGACCAACTCCTCCAGAATGGGAAACAGCGCCTTGGCACCACGATCCATTATGGACTGGCCGCCAATCTTGAGCACATGCACATCAGGCTGCATGCGGAAATAGTTCTCCGACTCCGTCTTCGCAAGCAATCCCTTGGCCACAAGGGATTCACCCAGCAACGGTGTATCGATGTGCAACCGGCCCTTCTCACCCTCTTCCTTGATAAGCTTACCCATGTAGATCCTCCGGGGAATTAGTTACTTGTTTGAGATTGATACTGTACGCGGCTGATCAAAAAAAACAAGTGGATGATAACAGATTGAAACTATGCTCATCAGAGCCGGATACAACGGCTAAATGGAAATCTTCCCTTTCCGCAACAGGTAGGCAAGGCAGATACCCACACCGAATGCCCAGGCCAGGTTGGCGGCCAAAGTGATGCCGAGCATGATGACAACGACAAAAAGATCCGACCGCGACTCCACATCCTGCAGCGTCAACGCCAGCTGTGAACCAGAGAAGAAGAGCAGCACACCCAGCACGCCCATGGGCAGCAGGTGCAGCACATTGACCGAGTCTGTTC containing:
- a CDS encoding MFS transporter, whose translation is MRKLYLDKNLQYVFAVTLIAILGVSSIIPALPGIIEGLNFTPATIGLTIAVFTLPGVLLAPVVGILADRIGRKIILVPSLIIFGIFGFSCFFAQSMTQLLVLRFLQGIGAAPLGVLYGTIIGDLYQGKERAQAMGYNASVLSMGTAGFPALGGFLAMLGWNWPFLLPLLAIPLGLSIIKGMDSPEPQSKGSLKDYLKEALDQMKTRQALALFATTWLTFMILYGPIVTYVPILLSHKFQASPASIGIVFLVASGFAGLAAFQLGRLANVFGQKILLSAAAVLYGASMLLMPEAPGLWSTIPPVICFGLAQGLNIPTTMTMLTTIAPMEQRGAFMAANGLLLRLAQTVAPLFMGLIYAVLGMTAVFWSGFLFAVAILILAIFYIQNPKAE
- a CDS encoding PadR family transcriptional regulator, translating into MSKKVGGSKPQRYVQPSLLMALKGGESYGYQLIQAIAEYGFMRDEAPPGMIYRHLRQMDDEGLVESRWDAEGDGPAKRVYSITQEGLEILDAWVLHMERQRNSLDNFINMYRNQ
- the proB gene encoding glutamate 5-kinase, translating into MINRESLLTDIHRVVVKVGSAVITTGDGLNHAAINQLADQLAALREQGMEIVLVSSGAVAAGRQRIFERTSKKSKKYTDMASRQAASAIGQGRLMHDYDEAFARHGLVTAQVLLTRNGLKVRERFLNARNTMERLLEWGVIPIVNENDTVSTRELEFGDNDTLGAMCIGLIGADLFVNLTSADGVFDKNPDNHPDAKAMPTIEKIDAMDIETMCDGTTSVGTGGMYSKLRAARRASQLGVPTFIVSGKGDFDFMTALRSTDRGTLVIPREHAVSSKKFWLAYHDDPAGSIVVDKGAAEALMSKGKSLLPIGIAKVDGCFDQGALVFIKTLDGDELGVGLTNFSSDELCRIKGKRTGDLDSIIGHQTSNEAIHRDNMLLDAAI
- a CDS encoding uridine kinase; amino-acid sequence: MGKLIKEEGEKGRLHIDTPLLGESLVAKGLLAKTESENYFRMQPDVHVLKIGGQSIMDRGAKALFPILEELVKAKEEHKILLMCGGGTRARHVYNIGIDLGMPTGVLSKLGDKVSAQNAEMLSVLLAKHGGAMIGHGDHLEQLHMYCQLGYLPITTGIPPYGFFEHPAELGSIPPHRTDSGACLLAENIGAKSLIYLKDEKGMYENDPKKGDRDTMKFFDKIHVDELIEMDLEDLIVERPVLTFLKNAKTLKSFQIIDVLRHPEHLHAALRGEHVGTIIYKD